The proteins below are encoded in one region of Rhizobium sp. 9140:
- a CDS encoding serine hydrolase domain-containing protein, which translates to MRRRTFLMSMAGGLFTLVAGVGTWLTVAPPDLLKLGDSYAAKMVCSSLFVAGRNASEVLADDVQAPGHPLLRFIRVSVDEQRKTVTARMFGFAAPGHAIFRDGLGCSNVTDGAFAAFPGNRSLRRRSVEPDTTQPWPDGGALVADAGVQALIEDDQRAGPGLRGLVVIRDGRIIAERYGRGFYASTPLLGWSMTKTVTAALIGLRVRDGQMALDKADLLPQWRNDERSRITLSDLLGMQSGLGFNESYGSVTDATRMLFLENDMAAYAASKTLDTAPGTQFSYSSGTSVILSRLWMNSFASPREALTFPRASLFRPLGMSSAILEPDAHGTFVGSSYMYATARDWGRFALFLLQDGVWNNEPILPPDYVRLMRTATSASNGRFGSGQVWMKTGPEAQGFPSDAYWMRGHDGQSILLVPSMKLAVVRLGLTPRLMGYDDSVLHRDIIAALAKPQP; encoded by the coding sequence ATGCGCAGACGCACGTTTCTCATGTCGATGGCCGGCGGGCTGTTCACGCTCGTTGCCGGTGTCGGCACCTGGTTGACGGTGGCTCCCCCCGACCTTCTGAAGCTCGGCGACAGCTATGCGGCAAAGATGGTCTGCTCCAGCCTGTTCGTTGCCGGTCGTAATGCGTCGGAGGTTCTCGCCGACGACGTGCAGGCGCCGGGTCATCCGTTGCTACGCTTCATTCGCGTGTCCGTGGACGAGCAGCGTAAGACCGTGACGGCGCGAATGTTCGGCTTTGCCGCACCAGGGCACGCGATCTTCCGCGACGGCCTCGGCTGCTCCAACGTGACCGACGGGGCCTTCGCGGCCTTCCCCGGCAACCGGTCGCTGCGCCGTCGCAGTGTGGAGCCTGACACGACGCAACCCTGGCCGGATGGCGGCGCGCTTGTGGCGGATGCCGGCGTTCAGGCGCTGATCGAGGACGACCAGCGGGCAGGGCCTGGGCTGCGCGGCCTTGTTGTCATCCGCGACGGGCGGATCATCGCCGAACGCTACGGTCGCGGCTTCTATGCCTCCACGCCGCTTCTCGGCTGGTCCATGACGAAGACGGTGACGGCGGCACTCATCGGCTTGCGCGTCCGGGACGGGCAGATGGCGCTCGACAAGGCCGACCTCCTGCCGCAGTGGCGCAACGACGAACGCAGCCGGATCACGCTGTCGGACCTGCTCGGCATGCAGAGCGGCCTCGGCTTCAACGAGAGCTACGGCAGCGTGACGGACGCCACCCGCATGCTCTTTCTCGAAAACGACATGGCGGCCTATGCCGCGTCGAAGACGCTCGACACGGCACCGGGTACCCAGTTTTCCTATTCCAGCGGCACTTCGGTCATCCTGTCGCGCCTGTGGATGAATTCGTTCGCCAGCCCCCGCGAGGCGCTGACGTTTCCACGTGCGTCCCTGTTCCGGCCGCTCGGCATGAGCAGCGCCATCCTCGAGCCCGACGCGCACGGCACCTTCGTCGGCTCGTCCTACATGTATGCAACCGCGCGGGACTGGGGGCGGTTCGCGCTCTTTCTGCTCCAGGATGGCGTCTGGAATAACGAGCCGATCCTGCCGCCGGATTATGTCCGCCTGATGCGCACGGCGACCTCAGCCTCCAACGGCCGGTTCGGCTCCGGGCAGGTGTGGATGAAGACGGGGCCGGAGGCTCAAGGCTTTCCGAGCGATGCCTACTGGATGCGGGGGCATGACGGGCAGTCGATCCTGCTCGTGCCCTCGATGAAGCTTGCCGTGGTCAGACTGGGCCTGACGCCGCGCCTGATGGGCTATGACGACAGCGTGCTCCATCGCGACATCATCGCCGCGCTGGCGAAGCCCCAGCCCTAA
- a CDS encoding putative bifunctional diguanylate cyclase/phosphodiesterase: protein MMLTWLQKRRSERKSVKDAHADRETATAIAPILHIDHLTGISNRFALEYDLTAVLSHPQGHGRGALLLIDLDRFKFINDAMDHSAGDEVLIRIAKRLSNVLTGVGTIYRLGADEFAVHVAGSPSRGKIEDICATIKTVLGTPFELAAGEVWIVGSIGIAVPAPEDVSMSALLRRADLAVMKAKQIAGNSHVFYETGMSAEASVRSELEYDLSRALDRNEFFLEYQPIVCSETRMIKAFEALIRWRHPQKGVIAPDQFISIAEATGLILPIGNWVIRTACEEAMCWPSPIGVAVNVAGDQFRDPTFLPYVRDCLRQSGLAPERLTIEVTESIFSVDPSIIADSLTELRAEGVKIALDDFGIGFSSINNLRRFPLDHLKIDRTFTAAMLGSKRDAELVDIILKLGSTFDVSTTVEGVETEPQLEYARSRGANAIQGFLISRPVAAGDVSAILDRNRVHHAKA from the coding sequence ATGATGTTGACGTGGCTGCAGAAAAGACGATCCGAGCGCAAGAGCGTGAAGGACGCGCACGCAGACCGCGAAACGGCGACGGCGATCGCGCCGATCCTGCACATCGATCATCTCACCGGCATTTCCAACCGTTTCGCGCTCGAATATGACCTGACGGCGGTGTTGAGCCATCCGCAGGGTCATGGACGGGGCGCACTGCTGCTGATCGATCTCGACCGGTTCAAATTCATCAACGACGCGATGGACCATTCTGCCGGGGATGAGGTGTTGATCCGAATCGCCAAGCGTCTCTCCAATGTGCTGACCGGCGTTGGAACGATCTATCGGCTGGGCGCGGACGAATTCGCGGTCCACGTTGCCGGATCACCGTCCCGTGGCAAGATCGAGGATATCTGTGCAACGATCAAAACCGTTCTGGGCACGCCCTTTGAGCTTGCGGCCGGCGAGGTCTGGATCGTGGGGAGTATCGGCATCGCCGTACCGGCGCCAGAGGACGTGTCCATGTCGGCGCTGTTGCGGCGCGCGGATCTCGCTGTGATGAAGGCGAAACAGATCGCCGGCAACAGCCATGTCTTCTACGAAACAGGCATGTCGGCCGAGGCATCGGTCCGCTCCGAGCTGGAATACGATCTCTCGCGGGCGCTCGACCGGAACGAGTTCTTCCTCGAATACCAGCCGATCGTCTGCTCGGAAACGCGCATGATCAAAGCTTTCGAAGCGTTGATCCGGTGGCGGCATCCGCAGAAGGGCGTGATCGCGCCCGACCAGTTCATCTCCATTGCCGAGGCGACGGGCCTCATCCTGCCGATCGGCAATTGGGTCATTCGCACGGCCTGCGAGGAGGCCATGTGCTGGCCGTCGCCGATCGGCGTCGCCGTGAATGTGGCGGGCGATCAGTTCCGCGATCCGACCTTCCTGCCCTATGTCCGCGATTGCTTGCGCCAGTCGGGTCTCGCGCCCGAGCGGCTGACGATCGAAGTAACCGAATCGATCTTCTCGGTGGATCCTTCCATCATCGCCGACAGCCTGACGGAACTCCGTGCGGAGGGCGTGAAGATCGCGCTTGACGACTTCGGCATCGGTTTTTCCTCGATCAACAATCTACGCCGCTTCCCGCTCGATCACCTGAAGATCGACCGGACCTTCACCGCGGCCATGCTGGGCAGCAAGCGGGATGCGGAGCTTGTCGATATCATCCTGAAGCTCGGCTCCACATTCGATGTGTCAACGACGGTCGAGGGCGTGGAAACGGAACCGCAGCTCGAATATGCGCGCTCGCGTGGCGCCAATGCCATACAGGGCTTCCTCATCTCGCGGCCCGTGGCGGCGGGCGACGTCTCGGCCATTCTGGACCGTAACCGCGTGCACCACGCGAAAGCCTGA
- a CDS encoding lytic transglycosylase domain-containing protein: MAVSRLSVHKQSLTACALISATLMAGCSSVERTPMEQLMAAQSVTPLAKPGTEMTAYALPTPDGAATTAAAALAAQTANASATPPATAPGIATATTNAATASAEAAKTSPATPSAMTALANTEVASLAPAKATTATNPLLARTATDALPETANAMITVRKVPVQPTIASASAMDSDFDTGEPVGLETLVAKRMIVPAAKPQLISVAYSKMESAASALLGREKPTSSRPELDKLITHYAKLNGVPEDLVHRVVRRESTYNPRAYHNGNYGLMQIRYNTAKGLGYDGPPEGLFDAETNLKYATQYLRGAWVVAENQNDNAVKLYASGYYYHAKRKGLLDTLGMR; this comes from the coding sequence ATGGCAGTTTCACGTCTTTCCGTTCATAAACAATCTCTTACGGCATGCGCCCTGATCTCGGCGACCTTGATGGCCGGCTGCTCGAGCGTCGAGCGCACCCCGATGGAGCAATTGATGGCAGCGCAGTCGGTCACGCCGCTTGCCAAGCCCGGAACGGAAATGACGGCTTACGCTCTGCCCACCCCGGACGGCGCAGCCACCACAGCCGCAGCCGCCCTCGCCGCCCAGACGGCCAACGCTTCGGCAACGCCCCCTGCGACTGCACCCGGCATTGCCACGGCGACGACCAACGCAGCCACGGCTTCGGCCGAGGCCGCAAAGACCTCGCCGGCCACACCGTCCGCCATGACCGCACTGGCCAATACCGAGGTCGCATCGTTGGCTCCGGCCAAAGCGACGACAGCGACCAACCCGCTTCTCGCCCGTACCGCGACCGACGCCCTGCCGGAAACCGCGAATGCGATGATCACCGTGCGCAAAGTCCCGGTACAGCCGACCATTGCCAGCGCCAGCGCCATGGATTCGGACTTCGACACAGGCGAACCGGTCGGCTTGGAAACGCTCGTCGCCAAGCGCATGATCGTTCCAGCCGCGAAGCCTCAGTTGATTTCCGTCGCCTACTCCAAGATGGAATCGGCAGCCAGCGCTCTCCTCGGTCGCGAAAAGCCGACGAGCTCTCGTCCCGAACTCGACAAGCTCATCACCCATTATGCCAAGCTGAACGGCGTCCCGGAGGACCTGGTCCATCGCGTCGTCCGCCGCGAAAGCACCTACAATCCGCGCGCCTATCACAACGGCAATTACGGCCTCATGCAGATCCGCTACAACACGGCCAAGGGCCTTGGCTATGACGGCCCGCCGGAAGGTCTGTTCGATGCGGAAACCAACCTGAAATATGCGACGCAATATCTGCGCGGCGCCTGGGTCGTCGCTGAAAACCAGAACGACAATGCCGTCAAGCTCTATGCCAGCGGCTATTACTACCACGCCAAGCGCAAGGGTCTGCTCGACACCCTCGGCATGCGCTGA
- a CDS encoding pyrophosphate--fructose-6-phosphate 1-phosphotransferase, with protein MAKQKVAMLTAGGLAPCLSSAVGGLIERYTDIAPDIELMAYRSGYHGLLLADRIEITPQMREKAGLLHRYGGSPIGNSRVKLTNAADCVKRGLVKEGENPLRVAAERLASDGVTILHTIGGDDTNTTAADLAAYLGANGYDLTVVGLPKTVDNDVVPIRQSLGAWTAAEYGAKFFDNVSNEQSAAPKTLIVHEVMGRHCGWLTAATARSYMQTVEKTEFVDGFMMNKALKTIDGLYLPETAFDLQAEAERLRAVMAKTGYVTLFVSEGACMDAIVAEREAAGETVKRDAFGHVKLDTINVGNWFSKQFADLLGAQRAMVQKSGYYARSAPANIDDLRLIQGMVDLAVQSALDKVSGVTGHDEDQGGKLRTIEFPRIRGGKHFNTATPWFGEVMDAIGQSWKPAH; from the coding sequence ATGGCCAAGCAGAAAGTCGCAATGCTCACGGCGGGCGGTCTCGCTCCGTGCCTTTCGTCTGCCGTAGGCGGATTGATCGAGCGTTATACGGATATCGCCCCCGATATCGAACTCATGGCCTACCGCTCCGGCTATCACGGCCTGCTTCTGGCCGACCGGATCGAAATCACGCCGCAGATGCGCGAAAAGGCAGGCCTTCTGCATCGCTACGGTGGCTCGCCCATCGGCAACAGCCGCGTCAAGCTGACCAATGCCGCCGACTGCGTCAAGCGCGGTCTGGTCAAGGAAGGCGAGAACCCGCTGCGTGTCGCAGCCGAGCGCCTTGCCTCCGACGGCGTGACGATCCTCCACACGATCGGCGGCGACGACACCAACACGACGGCCGCCGACCTTGCCGCCTATCTCGGTGCCAACGGCTACGACCTCACCGTCGTTGGCCTGCCCAAGACCGTCGATAACGACGTCGTGCCGATCCGCCAGTCGCTCGGTGCCTGGACCGCTGCCGAATATGGCGCTAAGTTCTTCGACAATGTCAGCAACGAGCAGAGCGCGGCACCCAAGACGCTGATCGTTCACGAGGTCATGGGCCGCCACTGCGGCTGGCTGACCGCCGCCACGGCGCGTTCCTACATGCAGACGGTCGAGAAGACCGAGTTCGTCGACGGCTTCATGATGAACAAGGCGCTGAAGACCATCGACGGCCTCTATCTCCCGGAGACAGCCTTCGATCTGCAAGCGGAAGCCGAGCGCCTTCGCGCCGTCATGGCAAAGACCGGCTATGTCACCCTCTTCGTCAGCGAAGGCGCCTGCATGGATGCGATCGTTGCCGAGCGCGAAGCAGCTGGCGAAACCGTCAAGCGTGACGCCTTCGGCCACGTCAAGCTCGACACCATCAATGTCGGCAACTGGTTCTCCAAGCAGTTCGCAGACCTTCTCGGCGCCCAGCGCGCCATGGTGCAGAAGTCGGGCTATTACGCACGCTCGGCCCCGGCCAATATCGACGACCTTCGCCTCATCCAGGGCATGGTCGATCTCGCGGTCCAGAGCGCCCTCGACAAGGTCTCGGGCGTCACTGGCCATGACGAGGATCAGGGCGGCAAGCTGCGCACGATCGAGTTCCCCCGCATCCGCGGCGGCAAGCATTTCAACACGGCCACGCCATGGTTCGGCGAGGTGATGGATGCGATCGGACAGAGCTGGAAGCCGGCGCACTGA